In a single window of the Mesorhizobium shangrilense genome:
- a CDS encoding PAS domain-containing sensor histidine kinase: protein MAKSDAWSAPGRTSFARNAIPSASVLAGNARGLAEPAHQRLLDAEPMLRRAIPTLIIVFLIVVAGMRAISLNSARDDVERNARTLLALAASELSNALMLEIGGGSPKADLASDLLKRANQYGGIKNRYVLAVTDSDFNIVAVTPEGIGWETRTLDSIVTGAQPLFMFGERAGVIEVIVDGKPWYAAMDLTERRGAAAVAMISREALLFEWNRSVSLNVTLFVLTAGVLIVILYGYFGQASRARTADRIYCRAHERIDLALMRGRCGLWDWDLARGKMYWSRSMYEILGYEPCEEMLSFGRVSEIIHPDDADLYDIANQIVSRKTDCIDRVFRIRHADGQWVWVRARAEVVDPDAQEIHLLGIAIDVTEQYHLTQRSEAADLRLRTAIENITESFVLWDSKKRLVMCNSKYLQEMGLAGRDIAPGTPREEIEEQAMAFVSDRRLANAGGSRGSATYERLLADGRWVQVNELTTRDGGLVSVGADITQLKQHQEKLVDSERRLMATIHDLSVARKSEGERSKELVELNRKYMKETERAEAANRAKSEFLANMSHELRTPLNAIIGFSEMMQSSIFGPLGSNRYEEYVRDIHDAGAYLLGVINDILDMSKIEAGQLSVDREEIDLNPLIIETVRVIALQAGKKEISIDTEIGERMTFFADRRAMKQILINLLSNAVKFTGQGGRIAVRARNIGGAMRLTIEDNGCGIPKKALCKLGRPFEQVQNQFSKNHTGSGLGLAISRSLAEMHGGSLRIRSTHGVGTIVSVRIPCQEMHHMMAA from the coding sequence ATGGCTAAGTCGGACGCGTGGAGCGCGCCCGGGCGTACTTCCTTTGCCCGAAACGCAATACCCAGCGCCAGTGTGCTTGCAGGGAATGCGCGGGGGCTGGCGGAACCTGCCCACCAAAGGCTGCTCGATGCGGAGCCGATGCTACGCCGGGCGATTCCGACGCTCATCATCGTCTTCCTGATCGTCGTCGCGGGAATGAGGGCGATCTCCCTCAATTCGGCGCGCGACGACGTCGAACGCAATGCCAGGACCTTGCTTGCGCTGGCCGCAAGCGAGCTTTCCAACGCGCTGATGCTGGAGATCGGCGGCGGCTCGCCGAAAGCCGATCTGGCCTCCGACCTGCTCAAGCGTGCGAACCAGTATGGCGGCATCAAGAATCGGTACGTGCTGGCCGTTACGGACAGCGACTTCAACATCGTCGCGGTGACCCCTGAGGGGATCGGCTGGGAGACGCGGACGCTCGATTCCATCGTGACCGGCGCCCAGCCGCTGTTCATGTTCGGCGAGCGCGCCGGCGTGATCGAGGTCATCGTTGACGGCAAGCCCTGGTATGCGGCGATGGACCTGACGGAACGGCGCGGAGCCGCAGCCGTCGCCATGATCTCGCGGGAGGCGCTGCTGTTCGAATGGAACCGCTCGGTATCGCTGAACGTCACGCTCTTCGTGCTGACCGCGGGCGTGCTGATCGTCATTCTCTATGGCTATTTCGGCCAGGCGTCGCGCGCCCGGACGGCGGATCGCATCTATTGCCGCGCGCATGAGCGCATCGATCTCGCGCTGATGCGTGGCCGCTGCGGACTGTGGGACTGGGACCTGGCGCGCGGCAAGATGTACTGGTCGCGGTCCATGTACGAAATCCTGGGCTACGAACCCTGCGAAGAGATGCTTTCGTTCGGCCGTGTCTCCGAGATCATCCATCCCGACGACGCCGACCTCTACGACATCGCCAACCAGATCGTGTCGCGTAAGACGGACTGCATCGACCGCGTCTTCCGTATCCGCCATGCCGACGGGCAATGGGTGTGGGTGCGCGCCCGCGCCGAGGTGGTCGACCCCGATGCGCAGGAGATCCATCTCCTCGGAATCGCCATCGACGTCACCGAGCAATACCACCTGACGCAGCGCTCGGAGGCTGCGGACCTGCGGCTTCGCACGGCGATCGAGAACATCACCGAATCCTTCGTGCTGTGGGACTCCAAGAAGCGCCTGGTGATGTGCAATTCGAAGTACCTGCAGGAGATGGGGTTGGCCGGCCGCGACATCGCGCCGGGAACGCCGCGCGAGGAGATCGAAGAACAGGCGATGGCGTTCGTGTCCGATCGCCGCCTGGCGAACGCCGGAGGATCGCGCGGCTCGGCCACCTACGAGCGGCTGCTCGCCGATGGCCGCTGGGTGCAGGTCAACGAGTTGACGACCCGCGACGGCGGCCTCGTTTCCGTCGGCGCCGACATCACGCAGCTGAAGCAGCACCAGGAGAAGCTCGTGGACAGCGAGAGGCGGCTCATGGCGACGATCCACGACCTCAGCGTCGCTCGCAAGTCGGAGGGCGAGCGGTCGAAGGAACTCGTGGAGCTCAACCGCAAATACATGAAGGAGACCGAGCGGGCCGAGGCGGCCAACCGTGCGAAGTCAGAATTCCTGGCAAACATGTCGCACGAACTGCGCACGCCGCTCAACGCCATCATCGGCTTCTCCGAGATGATGCAGTCCAGCATCTTCGGACCGCTCGGCTCGAACCGCTACGAGGAGTATGTCAGGGACATCCACGATGCCGGCGCGTATCTGCTGGGCGTAATCAACGACATACTCGACATGTCGAAGATCGAGGCGGGACAGCTCTCGGTCGACCGCGAGGAGATCGACCTCAACCCGCTGATCATCGAAACCGTGCGGGTGATCGCGCTGCAGGCAGGCAAGAAGGAAATCTCCATCGACACCGAGATCGGGGAACGCATGACGTTCTTCGCCGACCGCCGCGCCATGAAGCAGATCCTCATCAACCTGCTTTCCAACGCCGTGAAGTTCACCGGGCAAGGCGGCCGCATAGCCGTGCGTGCACGCAATATCGGCGGCGCCATGCGCCTGACCATCGAGGACAACGGCTGCGGCATCCCGAAGAAGGCGCTCTGCAAGCTCGGCAGGCCATTCGAGCAGGTGCAGAACCAGTTCTCCAAGAACCACACCGGTTCAGGCCTTGGCCTCGCCATCTCGCGTTCACTGGCGGAGATGCATGGCGGTTCGCTGCGAATCCGCTCGACGCACGGCGTCGGCACCATCGTTTCGGTGCGCATCCCCTGCCAAGAAATGCACCACATGATGGCCGCGTAG
- a CDS encoding EF-hand domain-containing protein, with product MRKTTRYALAFAAVASALGTAAVAQDGTGKRGHHQSRLERADVDKSGDVTFEEFAAAINGRFGGADANGDGRMTVAEIADEIQRMRAERMAKRMVERFDVNGDGELTKAEVEARQKKMFALLDRNDDGRIAQDEMPARGEGRRR from the coding sequence ATGAGGAAGACGACCAGATACGCGCTCGCATTCGCCGCGGTCGCAAGTGCCCTTGGCACTGCAGCCGTCGCCCAGGATGGAACCGGGAAGCGCGGACATCACCAAAGCCGGCTCGAACGCGCCGACGTCGACAAGAGCGGCGACGTCACCTTCGAGGAATTCGCCGCGGCGATCAACGGCCGCTTCGGGGGTGCCGACGCCAACGGAGACGGCAGGATGACTGTCGCCGAGATCGCCGACGAGATCCAGCGCATGCGCGCCGAGCGCATGGCGAAGCGGATGGTCGAGCGCTTCGACGTTAACGGCGATGGTGAGTTGACCAAGGCCGAGGTTGAGGCGCGGCAGAAGAAGATGTTCGCGCTGCTCGACCGCAACGACGACGGCAGGATTGCGCAGGACGAGATGCCGGCGCGCGGCGAGGGCCGGCGGCGTTAA
- a CDS encoding bifunctional [glutamine synthetase] adenylyltransferase/[glutamine synthetase]-adenylyl-L-tyrosine phosphorylase, with protein MKAARAKAQQSQWFATPPRRLKALDAADAAEALAELVQLAAEEKLPRLGKLAAGSGPDAAFLGSVLDLSEFVRDAVRRQPQMLERLFDQTVEERLAAINAAIRALPYEEGATEASIMKGLRLLKGESHFLVALSELAGEAEVAQTVRRLSALADACTDAAVDFLLRDAHGQDKLKLPDPGKPAQSSGWIVLGMGKLGACELNFSSDIDLIVFFDPEAKAIIDPYEANELFARLTRRLLRILQDRTEHGYVFRTDLRLRPDPGSTPLAIPVSAALHYYESRGQNWERAAMIKARPVAGDIVAGDAFLRELQPYVWRKYLDYAAIADVHSIKRQIHAHKGHGEIAVKGHNVKLGRGGIREIEFFVQTQQLIAGGRFPELRGRQTVPMLAELAERGWITAEARDVLTRQYWFLRRVEHALQMVADEQTHTLPEDDEELERIALMLGYDEAETFAADFRASLHEVEKHYAALFETAPELSSGVGNLVFTGDVDDPGTLETLSGLGFQRPSDICRVIRTWHFGRYRATQSAEARERLTELTPALLKAFGGTRRADEALLRFDEFLAGLPAGIQLFSLLQSNPALLQLLATIMGAAPRLAQTITRRPHVFDGLLDPALLSELPNRAYLSARLETFLQGAEIYEDLLDRLRIFASEQKFLIGVRLLAGAIDAARAGKAFSDLADLTIGAALDAVLAEFAVRHGRVPGGRVAILGMGKLGSRELTAGSDVDLILLYDHDEQAEESDGEKPLAPSHYYARLTQRLIAAVSAPTAEGVLYELDLRLRPSGNKGPVATHIDAFRKYQREEAWAWEHMALTRARPIAGDAGFAGEIDEEISQVLDHSRNAGEVVAEAAKMRRLIEKEKPPRDLWDIKLIPGGLIDLEFIAQVAVLTGKVRWTSRTTSTHDILAHLDPGFAPAQAQGDLVDAYTLYLSLTQMIRLCLTVPFDRSDVPPGLADLLLGATDLPEFGVLEAHLKETSQSVRTHFDRLLRAKG; from the coding sequence ATGAAGGCGGCACGAGCTAAGGCGCAACAATCGCAATGGTTTGCCACGCCGCCGCGGCGATTGAAGGCGCTCGACGCGGCGGATGCTGCGGAGGCGTTGGCCGAACTGGTCCAGCTGGCTGCTGAGGAGAAGCTGCCTCGCCTGGGCAAGCTTGCCGCCGGAAGCGGTCCGGACGCGGCGTTCCTGGGCAGCGTGCTCGACCTTTCCGAATTCGTCAGGGACGCGGTGCGCCGACAGCCGCAGATGCTGGAACGCCTGTTCGACCAGACTGTCGAGGAGCGGCTCGCCGCCATCAACGCTGCGATCCGCGCCTTGCCGTACGAGGAGGGCGCGACCGAGGCCAGCATCATGAAGGGGCTGCGCCTGCTGAAGGGCGAAAGCCATTTTCTTGTGGCGCTGTCGGAACTGGCCGGCGAGGCGGAGGTGGCTCAAACGGTCCGCCGACTGAGCGCCCTGGCGGACGCCTGCACGGACGCAGCAGTGGATTTCCTGCTGCGCGACGCGCATGGGCAGGACAAGTTGAAGCTGCCGGATCCGGGCAAGCCTGCACAGAGCTCCGGCTGGATCGTGCTGGGCATGGGCAAGCTTGGCGCGTGCGAGCTGAACTTCTCCTCGGACATCGACCTCATCGTCTTCTTCGATCCCGAGGCGAAGGCGATCATCGATCCCTACGAAGCCAACGAGCTGTTCGCGCGGCTGACGCGCCGCCTGCTGCGCATCCTCCAGGATCGCACCGAACACGGCTATGTCTTCCGGACTGACCTCAGGTTGCGGCCCGATCCCGGCTCGACGCCGCTCGCCATCCCGGTCTCGGCGGCCCTCCACTATTACGAGAGCCGGGGCCAGAACTGGGAACGCGCCGCGATGATCAAGGCGCGGCCCGTGGCAGGCGATATCGTGGCGGGCGACGCCTTCCTGCGCGAACTCCAACCCTATGTCTGGCGCAAGTATCTGGATTACGCGGCGATCGCCGACGTCCATTCGATCAAGCGGCAGATTCATGCCCACAAGGGCCATGGCGAGATCGCCGTGAAGGGGCACAATGTGAAGCTCGGCCGTGGCGGCATCCGCGAGATCGAGTTCTTCGTCCAGACGCAGCAGTTGATCGCGGGTGGACGGTTCCCCGAGCTGCGCGGCCGCCAGACAGTGCCGATGCTGGCCGAGCTTGCAGAGCGGGGCTGGATCACCGCGGAAGCGCGCGACGTGCTGACGCGGCAGTACTGGTTCCTGCGGCGTGTTGAACACGCGCTGCAGATGGTGGCGGATGAGCAGACCCACACCTTGCCGGAGGATGACGAAGAGCTCGAGCGCATCGCGCTGATGCTCGGCTACGACGAGGCGGAAACCTTCGCGGCCGACTTCCGGGCTTCGCTTCACGAGGTCGAGAAACACTACGCGGCATTGTTCGAGACGGCGCCCGAGTTGTCGTCGGGGGTCGGCAACCTCGTCTTCACCGGCGACGTCGACGATCCGGGCACGCTGGAAACGTTGAGCGGGTTGGGTTTCCAGCGGCCGAGCGACATCTGCCGCGTCATCCGGACGTGGCATTTCGGCCGATATCGCGCCACCCAGTCCGCCGAGGCGCGCGAACGGCTGACGGAACTCACGCCTGCGCTGCTGAAGGCGTTCGGCGGCACCCGGCGCGCCGACGAGGCGCTGCTGCGTTTCGACGAGTTCCTCGCGGGGCTCCCCGCGGGCATCCAGCTCTTCTCGTTGCTCCAGTCCAATCCCGCGCTCCTGCAACTCCTTGCGACGATCATGGGCGCGGCGCCGCGCCTGGCCCAGACGATTACCCGCCGGCCGCATGTGTTCGACGGCCTGCTGGATCCGGCGCTTCTCTCCGAACTGCCCAATCGCGCCTACCTCTCGGCCCGCCTTGAGACCTTCCTCCAGGGCGCTGAGATCTATGAGGATCTCCTCGACCGCCTGCGCATCTTCGCCTCCGAGCAAAAATTTTTGATCGGCGTGCGGCTGCTCGCCGGCGCCATCGATGCGGCGCGTGCGGGCAAGGCCTTTTCCGACCTGGCCGACTTGACCATCGGCGCGGCGCTGGATGCCGTGCTGGCGGAGTTTGCCGTACGCCATGGCCGCGTGCCGGGCGGGCGCGTCGCCATTCTCGGCATGGGCAAGCTCGGCAGCCGCGAACTGACCGCAGGATCGGATGTCGACCTGATCCTGCTCTACGATCATGACGAGCAAGCCGAGGAGTCCGACGGCGAAAAGCCCCTGGCGCCGTCGCACTACTATGCGCGGCTGACGCAAAGGCTCATCGCGGCGGTTTCTGCGCCGACTGCGGAGGGCGTGCTCTACGAGCTCGACCTGAGATTGAGGCCGTCCGGGAACAAGGGCCCGGTCGCAACCCACATCGATGCATTCAGGAAGTATCAGCGCGAGGAGGCCTGGGCCTGGGAGCACATGGCCCTGACACGCGCCAGGCCCATTGCTGGCGACGCGGGCTTTGCCGGCGAGATCGACGAGGAGATCTCGCAGGTGCTGGACCACTCACGCAATGCGGGCGAGGTGGTCGCCGAAGCCGCCAAGATGCGCAGGTTGATCGAGAAGGAGAAGCCGCCACGGGATCTCTGGGACATCAAGCTGATCCCGGGGGGACTGATCGACCTGGAATTCATTGCCCAGGTGGCGGTGCTGACGGGCAAAGTCCGATGGACAAGCCGCACCACTTCCACGCACGACATACTTGCGCATCTCGATCCGGGTTTCGCGCCGGCGCAGGCGCAGGGCGACCTGGTCGACGCCTACACGCTCTACCTGTCGTTGACGCAGATGATCCGGCTGTGCCTCACCGTTCCGTTCGACCGCAGCGACGTTCCGCCAGGGCTGGCGGACCTGCTGCTGGGCGCGACCGACCTGCCGGAGTTCGGCGTGCTCGAGGCGCATCTGAAGGAAACGTCGCAGTCGGTTCGCACGCATTTCGACCGGCTGCTTCGCGCGAAAGGCTGA
- a CDS encoding sensor histidine kinase yields the protein MALPLPAILRTTAARLSALYLLLFAICAVVLVFYMTSLSARMLAAQTMDTINEEVADLGRSYQRGGLPLLVRTIERRARQPGANLYLIADANGRILSGNVENIQPGVLETNGWTEIPFRYQRYGEGAEREAIPDNTFPAPRVDQRASHDAMALVLRLPNQMIILVGRDLGEPQRFRAVVRQSLMIALGMMGLGGLLIWFLVGRRALKHIDKVSEASRRIMGGDLSGRLPVTGAGDEFDRLSENLNAMLARIASLNEGLRQVSDNIAHDLKTPLTRLRNRAEAALASKAEPDEYRAALEQTITESDQLIKTFNAILMISRLEAGYSAEQTTSVDLSVAVRDVIELYEPAAEEMGVKLEAAVAEGLVIEGNRELLAQALSNIVDNALKYASGNGRQAHVKVALARDADDIRLTVTDDGPGIPDAVDRNRVTERFVRLEKSRSQPGSGLGLSLTKAVMKYHGGRLDLLPADPGLSVVMSFPVKAGA from the coding sequence ATGGCGCTTCCGCTGCCAGCCATACTGAGGACGACTGCCGCCAGGCTTTCGGCGCTCTATCTCCTCCTGTTCGCGATCTGTGCCGTCGTTCTGGTCTTCTACATGACGTCCCTGTCGGCCCGCATGCTGGCGGCGCAGACGATGGATACGATCAACGAGGAGGTGGCCGATCTCGGCCGGTCCTACCAACGCGGCGGGCTGCCGCTTCTGGTGCGCACCATCGAGCGACGCGCCCGCCAGCCCGGCGCCAACCTCTACCTCATCGCCGACGCCAACGGGCGCATCCTGTCGGGCAACGTGGAGAACATCCAGCCCGGGGTGCTGGAGACCAACGGGTGGACCGAAATCCCGTTCAGGTATCAGCGTTACGGCGAGGGCGCCGAGCGCGAGGCAATTCCTGACAATACCTTTCCCGCGCCGCGCGTGGACCAGCGCGCCAGCCATGATGCGATGGCGCTCGTGCTCAGGCTGCCCAACCAGATGATCATCCTGGTCGGGCGCGACCTCGGCGAGCCGCAGCGGTTTCGCGCCGTCGTCAGGCAGTCGCTGATGATCGCGCTCGGCATGATGGGGCTCGGCGGCCTCCTGATCTGGTTCCTGGTCGGACGGCGGGCGCTGAAGCACATCGACAAGGTGTCGGAGGCCAGTCGTCGCATCATGGGCGGCGATCTGTCGGGCCGGTTGCCGGTGACCGGGGCGGGCGACGAGTTCGACCGCCTGTCGGAAAACCTCAACGCCATGCTCGCCAGGATCGCCAGCCTCAACGAGGGCCTGCGACAGGTCTCGGACAACATCGCGCATGACCTCAAGACGCCGCTGACGAGACTGAGGAACCGGGCGGAGGCAGCGCTCGCCTCAAAGGCGGAGCCCGACGAGTATCGCGCCGCGCTTGAGCAGACGATCACTGAATCCGACCAGCTCATCAAGACCTTCAACGCGATCCTGATGATCTCGCGCCTGGAGGCCGGGTACTCGGCGGAGCAGACGACGTCGGTGGATCTCAGCGTCGCCGTAAGGGACGTGATTGAGCTCTATGAGCCGGCGGCTGAGGAAATGGGCGTCAAGCTGGAAGCCGCCGTCGCCGAGGGCCTCGTCATCGAAGGGAATCGTGAACTGCTCGCGCAGGCGCTGTCGAATATCGTCGACAACGCACTCAAGTACGCGTCCGGCAACGGCAGGCAAGCGCATGTGAAGGTCGCGCTCGCCAGGGACGCGGACGACATCCGCCTCACCGTCACGGACGACGGGCCCGGCATCCCGGATGCGGTCGATCGCAACCGCGTGACCGAGCGCTTTGTCCGGCTCGAAAAGAGCCGCTCGCAACCGGGATCGGGCCTCGGCCTCAGCCTGACGAAAGCCGTCATGAAGTATCATGGCGGCAGGCTTGATCTCCTGCCCGCTGATCCGGGATTATCGGTGGTCATGAGTTTTCCGGTGAAAGCGGGCGCGTAG
- a CDS encoding response regulator transcription factor, translated as MKILVIEDDREAADYLRKALGESGHTAHVASDGETGFEMADSGDYDVMIVDRMLPRRDGLSVITELRARGNTTPVLILSALGEVDDRVTGLRAGGDDYLTKPYAFSELLARIEVLNRRGGAREAETVYRTGDLELDRLSHTVKRAGKEITLQPREFRLLEYLMRHAGQVVTRTMLLENVWDYHFDPQTNVIDVHVSRLRGKIEKGFEGPVLHTIRGAGYMLKAG; from the coding sequence ATGAAGATTCTTGTCATCGAGGACGATCGCGAGGCGGCCGATTATCTGCGCAAGGCGCTGGGCGAATCCGGCCACACGGCGCATGTCGCCTCGGATGGGGAAACCGGCTTCGAGATGGCGGACAGCGGTGACTACGACGTAATGATCGTCGATCGCATGCTGCCGCGTCGTGACGGTCTTTCGGTGATCACCGAACTGAGAGCCAGGGGCAACACCACGCCTGTGCTGATCCTCTCGGCGCTGGGGGAGGTCGATGACCGTGTCACCGGCCTTCGCGCCGGCGGCGACGACTACCTTACGAAGCCTTATGCTTTCTCGGAGCTGCTGGCCCGCATCGAGGTCCTCAACCGTCGTGGCGGCGCCCGCGAGGCCGAAACAGTCTATCGCACGGGCGATCTGGAACTCGACCGCCTCTCCCATACAGTGAAGCGCGCGGGCAAGGAGATCACCCTGCAGCCGCGCGAGTTCCGTCTCCTCGAATACCTGATGCGGCACGCCGGGCAGGTGGTGACGCGCACCATGCTGCTCGAAAACGTGTGGGACTATCACTTCGACCCGCAGACCAACGTGATCGACGTCCATGTCTCGCGCCTGCGTGGCAAGATCGAGAAGGGGTTCGAAGGACCCGTCCTGCATACGATCCGCGGCGCCGGCTACATGCTGAAGGCCGGTTGA
- a CDS encoding Do family serine endopeptidase, with amino-acid sequence MSNSPNVSTRTRTRLMAAAASIAVAGAIGFGAAVSGTAPVFAEAVRVEAPQAPSFANVVEKVSPAVVSVRVKSKIEPASDGVTQFFGGPDGLENLPRDHPLYRFFRDFRRDDDQQGRRSERRERQREMRPTSQGSGFFISEDGYLVTNNHVVEKGAEFTVVTDSGKELDAKLVGADPRTDLAVLKVDSSDKFTYVAFADDAKIRVGDWVVAVGNPFGLGGTVTAGIVSARGRDIGAGPYDDFIQIDAAVNRGNSGGPAFNLNGEVVGINTAIFSPSGGNVGIAFAIPASTAKQVVDDLMKDGSVARGWLGVQIQPVTQDIADSLGLEGAKGALVSEAQEGPGKEAGIVAGDVITSVDSKEVTSPKELARLIGTMQPGKEVEIGVWRNGKAETIKMKLGSMPGSDKHASATQSGPVEPGTLEEMGLTVTRAEDGNGLVVTDVDPDSDAADRGIQAGDVITSINSLPVNGSGDVEKALADATKAGRKAVLFQITRDDANRFVALPLAKG; translated from the coding sequence ATGAGCAACTCCCCCAACGTTTCAACCCGGACCCGCACGCGCCTGATGGCCGCTGCCGCTTCGATCGCCGTCGCCGGCGCGATCGGCTTCGGCGCTGCCGTCTCGGGCACAGCCCCGGTGTTTGCAGAGGCCGTTCGCGTCGAGGCGCCGCAGGCCCCAAGCTTCGCCAATGTGGTCGAGAAGGTGTCGCCGGCCGTCGTCAGCGTACGCGTCAAATCCAAGATCGAGCCGGCGTCGGATGGCGTCACCCAGTTCTTCGGTGGGCCCGATGGCCTCGAGAACCTGCCGCGCGACCACCCGCTTTACCGCTTCTTCCGCGATTTCCGTCGTGACGACGACCAGCAGGGACGCCGCTCCGAGCGGCGCGAGCGTCAGCGCGAGATGCGTCCGACCTCCCAGGGCTCCGGCTTCTTCATCTCCGAGGACGGCTATCTCGTCACCAACAACCACGTCGTCGAGAAGGGCGCTGAGTTCACCGTCGTCACGGATAGCGGCAAGGAACTCGACGCCAAGCTCGTCGGAGCCGACCCGCGCACCGATCTGGCTGTCCTGAAGGTCGACAGCTCCGACAAGTTCACCTACGTCGCCTTCGCTGACGACGCCAAGATCCGCGTCGGCGACTGGGTGGTCGCGGTCGGCAACCCGTTTGGCCTCGGCGGCACCGTTACGGCAGGCATCGTGTCGGCCCGCGGTCGTGACATCGGCGCAGGCCCGTACGACGACTTCATCCAGATCGACGCGGCCGTGAACCGGGGCAACTCGGGCGGCCCGGCCTTCAACCTCAACGGCGAAGTGGTTGGCATCAACACCGCCATCTTCTCTCCGTCCGGCGGCAATGTGGGCATCGCCTTCGCGATCCCGGCCTCGACCGCCAAGCAGGTCGTCGACGACCTGATGAAGGACGGCAGCGTGGCCCGCGGCTGGCTCGGCGTTCAGATCCAGCCGGTGACGCAGGACATCGCCGACTCGCTCGGCCTGGAAGGCGCCAAGGGCGCGCTCGTTTCCGAGGCGCAGGAGGGCCCGGGCAAGGAAGCCGGCATCGTTGCGGGCGACGTCATCACCAGCGTCGACAGCAAGGAAGTGACGTCACCCAAGGAACTTGCCCGACTGATCGGCACGATGCAGCCCGGCAAGGAGGTCGAGATCGGCGTGTGGCGGAACGGCAAGGCCGAGACGATCAAGATGAAGCTCGGTTCGATGCCCGGCAGCGATAAGCACGCATCCGCCACCCAGTCGGGCCCGGTTGAACCCGGCACGCTGGAGGAGATGGGGCTGACCGTGACGCGCGCCGAGGATGGAAACGGTCTCGTCGTGACCGACGTAGATCCAGACAGCGATGCGGCCGACCGCGGCATCCAGGCCGGCGACGTCATCACGTCGATCAACTCCTTGCCGGTAAACGGCTCGGGCGATGTCGAGAAGGCTCTGGCCGATGCGACCAAGGCGGGCCGCAAGGCGGTGCTTTTCCAGATCACCCGCGATGATGCGAACCGCTTCGTCGCGCTGCCGCTCGCGAAGGGCTGA
- a CDS encoding cytochrome c-type biogenesis protein, whose protein sequence is MRRAAILLVGWLSLVAPALAVQPDEVLADPALEARARGLSAELRCMVCQNQSIDDSNADLARDLRVLVRERLTAGDTDEQVIDYVVARYGEFVLLKPRFNVRNALLWGTPALLLLVGGAFLIVSARSRKPAVNAALSADEKARLDAVLKDGG, encoded by the coding sequence ATGCGCCGCGCCGCCATCCTGCTTGTTGGCTGGCTGTCCCTTGTTGCTCCGGCGCTTGCCGTGCAACCGGACGAGGTGTTGGCGGACCCGGCGCTCGAGGCGCGCGCGAGGGGCCTATCGGCGGAACTCCGCTGCATGGTCTGCCAGAACCAGTCGATCGATGATTCCAACGCCGACCTGGCGCGCGATCTGCGCGTGCTGGTGCGAGAGCGCCTGACGGCGGGCGATACCGACGAACAGGTGATCGATTACGTCGTCGCCCGCTATGGCGAGTTCGTGCTCCTGAAGCCGCGTTTCAACGTGCGCAATGCGCTCCTGTGGGGGACGCCGGCGCTACTTCTCCTTGTCGGCGGGGCCTTCCTCATCGTCTCGGCCCGCTCGCGCAAGCCGGCCGTCAACGCCGCGCTCTCTGCGGACGAGAAGGCGCGCCTCGACGCCGTCCTCAAGGATGGCGGCTAA